A window of the Henckelia pumila isolate YLH828 chromosome 3, ASM3356847v2, whole genome shotgun sequence genome harbors these coding sequences:
- the LOC140892380 gene encoding cyclin-dependent kinase inhibitor 6-like, translating to MGRYTSKCCKRSREAVVEKAAPQIGAKVARTSTAEQAVLEKKRRRIGLGGSEMTESLVRLETRLLAVVPAENSGESTCDSSGSDHGLASCCSSNGSSQLAKGSTDFVDLEENEEFLATSGGNLEERRETTPSSEVRAELGELESTAMPCDPNFRRRSISAEKMPSEVELEEFFSAAETKLHKQFMDKYNYDILKDEPLEGRYEWVRILVKP from the exons ATGGGGAGGTATACGAGCAAGTGCTGCAAGCGTTCCAGAGAGGCGGTGGTGGAGAAGGCGGCGCCGCAGATTGGCGCGAAGGTGGCTCGAACTTCGACAGCTGAGCAGGCGGTGCTGGAGAAGAAGAGGAGGAGAATTGGATTAGGAGGATCGGAGATGACGGAATCCTTAGTGCGGCTCGAAACGCGGCTTTTAGCGGTGGTTCCGGCGGAGAATTCGGGAGAGTCGACATGCGACAGCAGTGGTTCCGATCATGGTCTGGCATCTTGTTGCTCAAGCAACGGATCGAGTCAGCTGGCCAAGGGGAGTACGGATTTCGTAGATCTGGAG GAGAATGAGGagtttttggctacatcaggtGGCAATTTAGAGGAGAG GAGAGAAACGACCCCATCTAGCGAGGTTCGAGCTGAGTTAGGCGAGCTGGAGTCTACCGCGATGCCATGCGACCCCAATTTTCGCCGACGCTCCATATCAGCGGAGAAAATGCCGTCCGAGGTTGAACTCGAAGAATTCTTTTCTGCTGCTGAAACGAAACTCCATAAACAATTCATGGACAA GTATAACTATGACATATTGAAGGACGAGCCATTAGAGGGGCGCTACGAATGGGTTCGGATTCTGGTAAAGCCTTGA